The sequence CTCGATTTATCCACGATAACTTTTGCCATTGCTCTTGATCAACGATAAAGGCTAATCCATTAATAATAAAATTATTACTAATTTTAACATGGGGTGACTGATTGGGACCAATGAGTATACAACATTTGGCTACACCACCCACTAACTGACCGGGCCTAAGATTTCGATAATTCTCTTTATGTGCTTCAGCTTCTACGGCCCTGCATATAGATGACTCCATTCGTTGTTGAGAAGCCCCCTCATCTCTGAAAGGTAGAGGTGGAACTGAAATTGCCTTCCAAGTGGTTTCTTCTTCTATATCTATCTCAAGAGCACTTGCAAATTCAGAAGGCATATCAATTCTATAACTTGTATCTCTTATACTATCATAGCATTCCGAATACGTCTTTGTATTACAAGACTCCCTGCCACTACGCATCCTTTCATACGCTTCTTTATATCTTGCGTAATCGCGTCCGCATTCGCGCACATCACTTCGTGCATATTGCGCATAATATTGCCCATAACTGATCTTTCCATCGATATACATCTGCCTAAATTTCGCACATAACTCAAAGCTGATTTTTCCATCAACATGCATTTGCTCACATAGCATATGATTCATTTCTCCATCTCTATACATCTGTGTATATTGTGCAACATTAATTTCCCCATCTTCATACAGCTTTACGTAAGTGGTTTCTTTGTCACTATACGCTCGAACATACTGTGCATAGTATAATGCACATCTAAGCACTCCATTATCGATCATTTGTTCATACTGTTCAGGTGAAACTTTTCCGCCTTGCCAGCTTTGCATAGTCTGCGCGTAATAAATTTCTCCATATTTAAGCATCTGTCGATACTGCGCATATTGCTTATAGCTGATTTCACCATTCTCGTAACGCTGTGCATAATTTACTCTAATAGGCACACGACTTCCTCCCATATTTACAATAGATGATAATGGTCGTACGGGCTGGTATTGGGGTCTAAGTTCCCTAGTTGCTACTTGCTCAACTCTATCGCAGCTACCAGATCCTTCCCCTGCTGTTACTGGATCAAGGCATTGCGCACTTCTACACTCTTCTGAAAAAACTTCATAATCTCGAGTACTAGATCCTGGATAATCAATGCGGGTTATTGGCAAGCTAGACATTTTTACCTCGTCTCGTAAATGTAATATATACACAAACAAGTTCAAGAATTGTTTGTGTATAAACCCAAAACTCGGGTTATAAAGAAATCAAAAAGCAATTATTTAGATAACATAAACAAGAATTCTATGCACCGCTCAAAAAATACTATGCAAATGTATGCAAAATACATTTACAAGGCAACGTCAGCAGAACAGCTGTTCTGACGATTCGTGTGTTGGAATTTCGCCAACAACATCCGGTGCCTCTGGCGTCTCACAAGTAGATTTACAAGTACTTGTGGATCGATAGTTTGTCGACCGAAAGTGTGCTGCAAGCACCACTGAGAGTTTCTTACTCACTTTCCTCCAAAGTGTCCATACGTGCTCGTTCCGATTCCTTACAGGTAGGGATAAGGCGACATGACCACTTTTGCCATCCGGAATATTCGAAAGGCTGGTAGGCAATTTTTCAGAAAATCTTAAACTTCGGCGCGCTATACTTAGTGCAGCCGCGTGATGAATGGATAACCCATAGCGTTTGGAAAATTTAACTCTGCCAATAACAGAAGTATATGCGGGGTTAACCTCTCTTACTTCTACCCCAAACTTTGCAGATCTTGACTTGACATGAGTTATAATTGAGCTGTAAGCAAAAGAAGAGAGCATGCGAGAATAAGAGGCATGCTTTTCTTTGAGAGAAGCTTTCTTCTTTTGAAAGTTAAGCTCTTCTACTACAACAGGTTTTTTTGTTATTTGTGCTGTTTGTACAATGTTTTTACAAGCATTGCCAATGATTGCTTTTGCTTGATGAGAGCTCTTACCATAAAGAGATAAGGGTATACTTTCTTTACGGATAGGATTGCCAAATCGATCTGTTTCTACTACAGCAAGGTGGTTATTGTTAATATCTACACCAATAACACCAAATTTAGGATCAGTAATAATAGGAACATTTGGAAGATTCACGCTTACAAATACTCTCCAGCCTTTTTTATCTTTCTTAAAACGATAGGAAAGAGCTTGTCCAAAATGTGTATCTTTAAGTTCGCGTCTCTTTTTACATTCTAGAAGAGTATCTACAACTTGTTTATGACCATACTCAAATCGAACATTTGGAATAAATATATATTTGCCATGCCTCGCTTCTAAGTTATATGGAAGCCTTAATCTCAAGCTTAAAGAGCCATCTGCATTAAGATAGGCCGTGCATGACTGATTGCCACTTGTTTCATCTTTAGAACCGAGCACAAAAAACTCAGAATAGCGCGCTGCATTCCAAGCTTGTTTCCACTCATCATGAGTTGTAAACCCATTTTCCTTTAAGGAAAACTGTGCCCGGAATAGTTTTTTTGAGCCAAAACAAAGCCGTACGGCTCCTTTTTCTTTGTCTTTTTTTAAGGCAGCAAGCTTACAGTTGAGTTGCCCTAAACGTCGCCTCTTTTGATGGGCAACGGCTAGGTTTTTAATCTTTTTGACTTTAGTGTCGAGCGTTTTGATTTGTTCTTGTAGTTCTATAATTTGAGTATCTCTTCTCTCTTTAACTGAAGCGATTTTCCCATCCAAAACTATCCTGCAAGCATTAAACTGTCTTGCAGTTATATCGAGTGCAGATAAAAAGGATATCTTACAAATATTAGGGTCTACACCTAAAATAATTGCCTTAAAAAGCAAATGCTCTGTCTCCGCAAATAACTTGGCATATTGATTCAATACCTGATCTATAAATATGTCAGAATGAATGCGTGTCTGATAGGTTCGTATGTTACTTTTCATAAAGACTTAGCTGCTTCTTGAAGTGACTCTAATAACTTCTTGTTTTTACGGCTTCTTGCACCATAGAGGCGTGCAGAAAAAACAGTAATAATCTCTAAAACATCATTTACAAGATCATCTTCAAAAGAATTGTCATCAGATTTATTGATCAAAATAACCTCAACACCAAACTGTTCACAAAGAGAGAATATTAATTCAGCTCCAAAACGAAGTAAACGGTCCTTGTGCGTCAATACTAAACGTCCAATATTTCCAAGGCAAATACTTTGTATGAGCTTCTTTAATCCTTTCTTGCCATAGTTAAGACCAGACCCTAAATCTTGAATTATTTCAAAAGTCCATCCATGTGCGGCACAAAATGTTGAAAGCAGGTCGACTTGTCTAACAAGATCAGTTTTTTGATCATGGCTAGAGACTCTTGCGTAGACGACAGTCTGTTTCTGAGAAACAATTTTTTTTAGTGGGTTACCAAGAATTTTAGCAAGGTCATAACGCCTGTGCCCCCTAAGTGTTCTTTCTGAGGAAATTTTTCCCACTGACTCCCAACGCCTAAGAGTATCCTTCGACACTCCTAGCTCTTTTGCTAATTTACCAATACTAATCTTCATGAGACAAATATAGGTAAATTACGCATATATTTGCAAATATTTTCGCATATTTTATTTAACAATTACTAGCCCTTAAAAACTTCAAGATCTTCTTCTCTCTGTTGTGGATGCATTTTAGAAATACTCTCTCTTATTGCTGAAAAAGCCTTATCCGTCTTGGAAAAGGCCAGGCAACTTGATACATATTCTCATAGGTCTGTGATTTCCAAAAAGCTTGTATAATGGGAAACAGAGTTTGTTACTAGCTCAGGAAGAGCTGGATGCTCTTTGGAGCAAATAAGAACAGGCTTTGCGTCTGTTCCCATCAACGCTTGAAGGCCTCTTGGAGTGTCTTCAAAACCAACAATCTTATCAGAAGCATCTGATAACATATCGATTGCTTTTTGATAGGCTTCTGGATGTGGTTTTGGATGCGTATATAATTCCCTTGTAATCCACGTAGGAATCGAGTCTAAAACAGGATTCATCCTGCGAATAACTTCTATTTGCTCTAATGGAGAATGCGTAACAACTGCACGCTTAACTCTTTGCCTTTCCAATTCTAACAACAAATCTTCAACGCCTGGCATAAGATGTACAGCTCCCTCATTTAGAAGCTCAAGGTAGGCGTCTTTTTTCTCAGCATAAAGCACTTGCCAATTTGGCTCTTGCTCTATAAGTGTGGGATACTCTTGCAAAATCTGTCTTTGCAGCTCTGTTGCACTATAGTGAGCTGCAAGGCAAAAACGCTTAAAATCCCAATCTAAAGAGACGCCTCTGTTCTTGCACATTCTCTTGTACGCCTCAAAATGAATCTCTTCTGTACTAACAAGCAACCCATCAAAATCAAACAAAAACAATTGATAATTTTTAATCCAGCGCATATCCTGCTTCTTCGATTGAGAAAAGAAGCAAGTATACCCTAAAAGAACTATTTTTAGGATAAAAATAAATGCTAGATACAAATTTCGTGTTATGACATCATCTGCGAAAAAAAGTTACGAACTTAAACATTATTAAAGTGCAAAATTATGAAAGAATTTGTTGAATACCTCATTAAGAACCTTGTAGACGAGCCAAATTGTGTCAGTGTAAAATGTTTTGAGGGCGAAAGAGGCATCATTGTCGAAGTCAGTGTTGCTCAAAAAGATATTGGTAAAGTTGTTGGCAGACATGGCAACACCATTAAATCCCTTCGTACTATCATTTCTGCCGTCTCAGCAAGACTTGGCAAACATGTACGCTTGGAACTCATTGAACCAGGTGCAGAAGCAACTCCAGAACCTGCTGTTTAAACTCGCTAAAAAGAGGACTTGCAAAAATATTACGATTTTACATATAAAGTCCCCTTACCTGTTAGCATTTTCGGTGGCATAGCCAAGTGGTAAGGCAGTGGCCTGCAAAGCCTCCATCCCCAGTTCAAATCTGGGTGCCACCTTTTTTCATCCATTTTGTTTTTACCTGTGTTATATCTCGTAGCAACCCCCATTGGAAATCTTAAAGATTTCACCTTTAGAGCAATAGAAACACTGCAAGCTTGTGACTATATTCTTTGCGAAGATACACGCACAAGTTCAACCTTGCTAAATCATTACAACATCAAAAAGCCCCTACAAAGCTATCACAAGTTCAATGAACAACAAAAGTGCGATAAAATCATTCATGATTTGCAACAAGGCCTAAATATTGCTCTTATCTCTGATGCAGGAATGCCAGGGATTGCAGATCCTGGCTATATTCTTGTTAAACAAGCAACAGAGAACAACCTTCAAGTAACTTCCATACCAGGAGCCTCTGCTATCATTGCAGCCCTTGCATGCTCTGGACTGCCAACAGAGCGCTTTCAATTTGCAGGCTTTTTACCAAAAAAACAAGAAGCTCTTAAAAGTACTCTACAAGAGTATCTCTCTTATCAAGGAGTTACTCTTTGCTTTGAATCACCAGCTCGCCTTTTAGAAACATTAGAGCTCTTAGAAACACTTGCTCCTACGCGCCTACTTGTTGTAGCAAGAGAGCTTACTAAACGTTTTGAAGAGATTCAGCGGGGCACTGCTCTCGATCTTGTAACTCATTTTCAAAACGCTATATTGAAAGGAGAAATTGTTCTGCTTATCTCCCCCTGCCTGGAAAAACAAAAGGATTGGAACAGTCTAACTCCTATAGAGCATGTAACTTACATGGAAGAAACCTTCCAAATGAGCCGAAAAGATGCTATCACAGTTGTTGCAGAACTTAGAGGAGTTCCTAAAAGAATTATTTATAACGAAATCGTAAAATAGCACTCATTATCTCTATTTGCTAAAATTTAGAGAAAAGCTCTTGCGCATTTTAAGTCTTTTCATTTAAGATCTTCCCTCTATGAAGATTGTTTTATTCCTTATCTTATCTATCGTATCTATTGAGCTTATTGCCATGAACCAAGTTATACTCAAATTAGGAAACTCTCACCTCGTTGCAGCTTTTTTTGATAACGAAGTAATTACAGACAAATTACGCCTTGAATATCAAGGCAATTGGCTACAACAACTCTCTTGCAAGCTCTCCTCTCACCCAAATTTACGCGCAGCTCTTATTGGCTCTGTTAATTCTAAAGTTGAAAAACAGGTAAGCGATGTACTAAAAGAGCAATTAATTCCCTACATAGGACATGTTTCTTCTGAAAACCTATCCATCAATCTAAAGGCGGATAACCCCAAAGAAGTAGGTGCAGACTTAATTGCCAATGTCTATGGCGCTCTAAAACTCTACCCCAATAAAAACATCATCGTCGTTGATATTGGTACAGCTGTCACATTTAGCGTGATAAAACCTAGCAGAACCTTCCTTGGAGCTGTCATCATGCCAGGCCTTGAAATGGGAGCTTTTGCATTAGAGCACTTAACAGATAAATTACCCCTTGTTGATGTTGAAAAGCCACGTACTTGTCTTGGTACAAATAGCATCGATTGCATTTCTAGTGGAATCTATTATGGTCTTCTTGGTGCTATTGACAAAATCTTGTTAGAGCTCAAAAATGAATCCTTCCCAAACGAGGACATCATTATCCTTCTTACAGGAGGCGTTACAACACCTGAAGCGGAATCCTCTGGGTTTATACCCAAAACATCTATCAGCAAAAATTTACAAAAAGATCTTACAGCAAACGCTAACAGAAGAATCGAGCAGGATTTAACTTTAGTGGGCTTTGCTGAAATCCTTAAAGAGCAACTACAAACAAACATTCAGACTAAGGAGCATTAGCATCATGACTGCAAAAGAAATTATATTCGAAGAAGAAGCACGAGGCAAGCTATTAAAAGGCATTGTTAAAATTACCGATGCCATTGGATGTACTCTAGGACCTCGAGGACGCAATGTAGGCCTTGAAAAGGGCTGGGGCGCTCCTGTCATCATTAATGATGGCCACACTATTGTAAGAGACATTTCCTTTGAAGACCAATATGAAAATATGGGCGCTTCCATGGTTAAAGAAGTTGCTGGGAAGCTTAAAGAGACTTGCGGCGATGGAACAACAACTGCAAGCTTAATTTTACGCGCTATCGTACAAAACGGGGTCAAGTTCATTTCATCTGGAGCAAGCCCCATCAACTTAAAGCGCGGCATGGAAAAGGCTCTAGAAGCCATTTTAAAATCTCTTACAGCCTCTGCAATACCCATTAAAAACCAAGCTGAAACCTTAGCAATAGCTACCGTTGCTGCTTCTGGAAATCAGGAAATTGGAAAATTCATTTCAGATGCCATACAAAAAGTAGGAAAATCTGGAGTTGTAACCATTGAAGAAGGAAAAGGCACAGAAACTACTGTAGAATTGGTTGAGGGAATGCAATTTGATCGTGGCTATGTTAGCGCCTACTTCTGCACCAACAATGACACAATGACCATTGAAATGGAAAATGCGAAGTTTTTGATTATCGACAAAAAGATTGCTTCCATTCAAGAGTTGCTACCAATACTACAATCCGTTGCAGCGTCCGGTGCAAGCCTTGTCATCATTGCAGAAGAGATCGAGGGAGATGCTCTTGCAACACTTGTTGTAAATAGGTTAAGGGGCTCATTAAAAGTTGCAGCTGTAAAGGCTCCTGGCTTTGGAGATAGAAGAAAAGCAATACTTCAAGATATTGCAGCTCTTACTGGCGCAACAGTTATTACAGAAGATGCAGGTATTGCCCTCAAAGATGCAACTGCTGAAGTTCTTGGCTCTGCTGACAAAATTAAGATCAACAAAGACACAACAACCATCGTCAATGGCCATGGTAAACAAGAAGCTATCAATGCCAGAATCAAGCAAATCGAGATAGAAGCAAACAACACAACAAGCTCTTATGATAAAGAAAAGCTTGAAGAGCGCAAAGCAAAACTCAGCGGCGGTGTTGCTGTCATTAAAGTAGGTGCTCCTACTGAGCCTGAAATGAAACAGAAAAAGCAGATGTTTGAAGATAGCTTAAACTCGACAAAAGCTGCCCTTGAAGAGGGTATCGTCCCAGGCGGAGGCGTTGCTCTTCTGAGGGCAAGTAAAGCTGCGGAGTCCTTAAAACTTCAAGGTGATGAGGAACTCGGCCTTAAAATTGTCATTAAAGCATGTGAAACACCTGTAAAGCAGATCATCGAAAATGCAGGCTTTGATGGAGCTGTCCTTCTTAACGATGTAAGAGAGGCGCCCACAACACATGGCTTTAATGCTCTTACAGAAAAAGTAGAAGATCTGCTTGCAGCTCACGTCATCGATGCATGCAAAGTATTAAAAAGCTGCATTACACATGCCGTATCTGTTGCTGGCATCATACTTATCTCCGAAGCTCTCATTGGAGATGCTCCAGACGATGAAGCAAAACAATAATTTTATATAATTAGAGTTTTAAATCGCGGTATCCATCTCATTGATGGATACCGTATTCATTAAAGAAATAATTGCAATTAACAAGGAAATAGAGTACAATTGCTGCAGTAATTTAAACTTTTGGTGAGAAAATGAGCATGTATGTTAAGGAAATATTACTGGGACGCCCCTTATTTGAACATTCCCAGAATGAGACTATAACTGAATCCTTTTTCAAGAACAATAAAGCCATTACTCACTTAAAACCAAGCTCTCACGATCCATATTCCTTTTGGGGAAGAATACAAAACATACTGCTTTATCTCTTAAGTTTTATTGTTAATTTAAGCCGTCCTTCCGCCCTTAGCGCACAAGAAAGAGTACTCTCTTCTAAGGCACAAAATCATGAGATAGTAGATCTTTATAAAAGGTGTTTGTCTGAAAATGGGAAAAAAACTTCTTACCTCACTCAATATGAAGATTTGATAAAGCAAGTAAAAGATCTCCAATTATTTTTAGACGAAGACCGAGCCCTTACAGAAAAAATCGCCTTTCGAAATAATTTCATCAAAAAGATCACTTCACTAAAAGCGGGCGAAAATCTTCTTATTCCATTAACAACAAAAGAAGATGTTTCCGTTGTCTATTTTCTTCAAAAAAATCAAAATAGCTACTCACTAAAAATTATTGGATGCGACGAGTGGATCTCACAAATTTCAGGAATCCCTTCCAAAAAAGTAGGCGGCAAAGAAAAGGTTTTATCTCAAATCGCCTTTGAAAATATTCCAGAAAACTACTTTACACAAGAAAGAATCCTTACTCTCTTTTGTGAGCCACTCCTTGAGGACTATTTTAGCGTATCTATGCTTCAAGAACAACTAGGAAATATACCAAGCACATGTCGCAAGGATGTATCGCAAAATCCAGAATTGTGGGTAACAAAAAAATCCAGCCATAGAAAGTCTTTTGGGCTACTTATACAAGAACTCAATACAGAAAAAAATTCATCCTCTCATCAAGTACGCACCTCAAGAAAGCGTCTTGAATTTCAATTGCGCCTATTTGCCCTTTTCGACTTTTTTAAGGAAGCTCGCTTTTTTCTAAAAGATGAAAATCCATACACAACCACTTTAAACCACCTTACTAAAGAAATTGCCAAAGAAGCAAGCTTGCTCTATACCAAAGGGTTTCTAACACGAGAAGATATGGAAGAGATCCAAAAAGAACTCCTCTTTATTGAAAAGACGACTAACATTGCCAATGCGCAAAAGAAAGTCGATATTCTGATCGATAAAACAGCTACAATGCCCCTAAACCTACAGCTACCTCAAAACACTATTATAAAATCACCTGTAACAGGGCTAACACCTACTGCAACACAGACAATAGCTACACTTAGTGAAAAACCTCTTCAAAATACACTGTTAATACCCAACCTATCTTTATTCTCTTCTGAAGAAAAAGGGGCTATGAAATCAAATGACCCAACCTTTATTGTAAAGGCTTTGACAGAAAAAACAGAGCTTGCAGAGGCATTTGCAGGGCAAGGCAAAAATTCTCTTGCAGTCGAACTCATCTTGGAATTAACACAACATCTTAAGCTTTATGCCCCTGAAATAGGAAAAGAAATAAATGATTGCTGGCCACATAAAGTATCTGAAGAACAAGCTTTACAAGTACAACGCTGTATTCTTAAATTAACAAAAGTACTTATTCAATCTAAAGAAAAAGCTCTTCCACCTACAAACCAGGTGGTCCTACTCTTTCAACTTGCAAGGCTTGCCAAGTGGCTTGATGCTTCTAGCAGACATGGATCTCATCTATATAATGATCTAGAGAATTCTATGCAAAACTTTTTTAATCTCGACCTATATCATTCTGAACGGGGTGTACATGCTATTTTACGACCCTTTTACTTGATTGATGAAGAAAATGCATATGCTCTCAATCTAATGCATAGACAAACCAAACTTGATGATCCAAGCGTCATCTGTTCAAATGAGGGAAAAGAAAAGAGTAAAGAGCATTGCAAAGAACTAAACCTGTTGATTAAAACCTTCTTTAATCTACTTCCAAATGAAAACTTTGAATCTCTATCCAAATTCAAATTTTTCCTTAGAAATAATGTCCAGGCCTGGTCAAAACCCATCCAAAATCCCCTTCTTTTTGCCGCACTACAAAGAATGCACCTCACAAGTCATGTACCCAATGTGATTGATAAACTGCATAGTGAAAATAAAATAAAAGGAAGCTATTCAATGCAGTGGACGTCGGGCGTAGGCACTACAATTTCTGGCTGGAAAGACAGCTTTGAAATATACGAGATGCAAAAAAACTTAGATAGAACAGAGTCTTTGCACCTTCCAGAAGCGGCTCATGATGATCCAGCCCGCGTTTTTGAGAGTCAATTAGAAGCTCTTCTAACTCAAATAAATGAAGAGGGAGAATCACTTTCTTGCTTGCAAGGAGATAAAGCTCTTCCCTACAAAAAAGAGGAACTAACAGAGCTACTCTTAATGCTGCGAGAAAAAGCTCCTCAACTAGAAGCAATTGGCTTCATTGTATCTCACCCTCATCTTTTATCCTCTCCTGACGTGCGCAACTACCTCGAAATTGTACTCTTTGATATGGCTGGCTCATCTATCGATCAAACTCTTCAAGAAAACAGAGGGTTTGCCAATTCCCTTCCAGATGTCCTACAAAAGCAGCTAAATTTTTATGAAGAGCGCATCCAAACAGATCCTTCCTACTATGACCACTACCTCTTTATACTCTCCATCACAAGACGCTTTAGAGGCGTATACAGAGCCTATAATCAAAGCACAGAAGCTCGTGATAAATTTAACACTATTTTAGAGCGTTTTTCTATAAACCCCATTTTACAAAATGCAGATTTGCGCCCCTTTCAATTTAAAGCTGTAGTTGAGTACCTCTTATTAAAAATAGAAAATCCAAGCTCCCTTGAAGAAATCATTAGACTCTATCATCTTCTACAAGTACTGCCAAAAGAAGCGCATGATGTAGATCCCAATGAGATGGATAAATTATCTCGCTACTATGCAGTTTTAACACACTCTCTTGAGAATGTACCTCCTCAACGCTTGAGCCCTCTTCTCAATACCATTTGCCATGATCAAGGCATGGATACAAAAGATTCTCCTTGGGAAGGATCCTTTCCTCTATTTAGAAATGCTTATTGCGAAATTAATCTACTCAAAGCTCATGTTTTGATGCGTACATCTGGAGAGCGCCTTGTTACAATACCAACAGAAATTTTAACCGATTCCACCTATGCTCTTGCTTTCAAAGAGATTGACAAAACTTCTATGCAAGTTAAAATGGTGCTAAGGGGCAATATCACTGCTTATTATATCTTTGATAAAAATGGAGAGTGTGGCCATGTGGAAGCAGAAAACGGAAAATATAGATTTTATAAAAAGTTTTCTGAAAAAGAGCACTCGTTTCAAGCTATATCCTTGAGCTATCAAGAGGATTTTTATCCCTTGCGCTCACTTGCATCCGACCTACTTTATTTTGCTCCTGAGAATCCAAATACGGGTTTATGTTTGGATGCAGAGGGAAATATCCGCTTTAAATTTAATCTTCAGATAGTATCAGGACAAGCAAAAGTAAATTCTATCATTGATTGTCGCGGCCCAACAGAATCTATCCCCTACAAACAAGAAAGCATAAAAGCCCTTTCTAGTTCCTGCTTAAACGCATTAAAAGCCTTTGAAAACGAAAAGGATATTTTACTTTTATCCAATGATGGGAATTTACAAAAGCTTGAATTTGTTCGCTATGGGCTCTCTTTTTCCTACAAGCAAGGAAAACTATACAGCGATGACCTTGCATATCAAGGATATTGGATTGACTTTTTAGCTTCTCAAGAATATCCAAACGCTTTAGTACTGCGTCATAAAAATAAAATGGCACCTGCAAAAATAATATTTGCAGATCCTTCTACACTTGAATCCAAGATAGTTACTACTACAAGAAATAAATCTTACCTTGAAAATTGTCTTTTATTGCTTAAAGCTTGGTGGACGGGCAAAAAGCCAAATAGTGCAGAGTTTCAGACAATGCATCTACAACAAGAGCCAAAACATGAGGGAACATCTGTTTTAAAGTGCCATGTCTTTACAATGCATTCACTTACAAAGGAACTAGAATGTGTTAATGAAAAAGGAAAAATTGAAAGTAACATAGCTCTACTCACACATGCTCTTTTTAATAAAAATATGTCACATGCAGTAT comes from Chlamydiales bacterium and encodes:
- a CDS encoding IS200/IS605 family accessory protein TnpB-related protein, with translation MKSNIRTYQTRIHSDIFIDQVLNQYAKLFAETEHLLFKAIILGVDPNICKISFLSALDITARQFNACRIVLDGKIASVKERRDTQIIELQEQIKTLDTKVKKIKNLAVAHQKRRRLGQLNCKLAALKKDKEKGAVRLCFGSKKLFRAQFSLKENGFTTHDEWKQAWNAARYSEFFVLGSKDETSGNQSCTAYLNADGSLSLRLRLPYNLEARHGKYIFIPNVRFEYGHKQVVDTLLECKKRRELKDTHFGQALSYRFKKDKKGWRVFVSVNLPNVPIITDPKFGVIGVDINNNHLAVVETDRFGNPIRKESIPLSLYGKSSHQAKAIIGNACKNIVQTAQITKKPVVVEELNFQKKKASLKEKHASYSRMLSSFAYSSIITHVKSRSAKFGVEVREVNPAYTSVIGRVKFSKRYGLSIHHAAALSIARRSLRFSEKLPTSLSNIPDGKSGHVALSLPVRNRNEHVWTLWRKVSKKLSVVLAAHFRSTNYRSTSTCKSTCETPEAPDVVGEIPTHESSEQLFC
- a CDS encoding IS607 family transposase, with product MKISIGKLAKELGVSKDTLRRWESVGKISSERTLRGHRRYDLAKILGNPLKKIVSQKQTVVYARVSSHDQKTDLVRQVDLLSTFCAAHGWTFEIIQDLGSGLNYGKKGLKKLIQSICLGNIGRLVLTHKDRLLRFGAELIFSLCEQFGVEVILINKSDDNSFEDDLVNDVLEIITVFSARLYGARSRKNKKLLESLQEAAKSL
- a CDS encoding HAD family phosphatase: MRWIKNYQLFLFDFDGLLVSTEEIHFEAYKRMCKNRGVSLDWDFKRFCLAAHYSATELQRQILQEYPTLIEQEPNWQVLYAEKKDAYLELLNEGAVHLMPGVEDLLLELERQRVKRAVVTHSPLEQIEVIRRMNPVLDSIPTWITRELYTHPKPHPEAYQKAIDMLSDASDKIVGFEDTPRGLQALMGTDAKPVLICSKEHPALPELVTNSVSHYTSFLEITDL
- a CDS encoding KH domain-containing protein gives rise to the protein MKEFVEYLIKNLVDEPNCVSVKCFEGERGIIVEVSVAQKDIGKVVGRHGNTIKSLRTIISAVSARLGKHVRLELIEPGAEATPEPAV
- the rsmI gene encoding 16S rRNA (cytidine(1402)-2'-O)-methyltransferase, with product MLYLVATPIGNLKDFTFRAIETLQACDYILCEDTRTSSTLLNHYNIKKPLQSYHKFNEQQKCDKIIHDLQQGLNIALISDAGMPGIADPGYILVKQATENNLQVTSIPGASAIIAALACSGLPTERFQFAGFLPKKQEALKSTLQEYLSYQGVTLCFESPARLLETLELLETLAPTRLLVVARELTKRFEEIQRGTALDLVTHFQNAILKGEIVLLISPCLEKQKDWNSLTPIEHVTYMEETFQMSRKDAITVVAELRGVPKRIIYNEIVK
- a CDS encoding type III pantothenate kinase, giving the protein MKIVLFLILSIVSIELIAMNQVILKLGNSHLVAAFFDNEVITDKLRLEYQGNWLQQLSCKLSSHPNLRAALIGSVNSKVEKQVSDVLKEQLIPYIGHVSSENLSINLKADNPKEVGADLIANVYGALKLYPNKNIIVVDIGTAVTFSVIKPSRTFLGAVIMPGLEMGAFALEHLTDKLPLVDVEKPRTCLGTNSIDCISSGIYYGLLGAIDKILLELKNESFPNEDIIILLTGGVTTPEAESSGFIPKTSISKNLQKDLTANANRRIEQDLTLVGFAEILKEQLQTNIQTKEH
- the groL gene encoding chaperonin GroEL (60 kDa chaperone family; promotes refolding of misfolded polypeptides especially under stressful conditions; forms two stacked rings of heptamers to form a barrel-shaped 14mer; ends can be capped by GroES; misfolded proteins enter the barrel where they are refolded when GroES binds), whose product is MTAKEIIFEEEARGKLLKGIVKITDAIGCTLGPRGRNVGLEKGWGAPVIINDGHTIVRDISFEDQYENMGASMVKEVAGKLKETCGDGTTTASLILRAIVQNGVKFISSGASPINLKRGMEKALEAILKSLTASAIPIKNQAETLAIATVAASGNQEIGKFISDAIQKVGKSGVVTIEEGKGTETTVELVEGMQFDRGYVSAYFCTNNDTMTIEMENAKFLIIDKKIASIQELLPILQSVAASGASLVIIAEEIEGDALATLVVNRLRGSLKVAAVKAPGFGDRRKAILQDIAALTGATVITEDAGIALKDATAEVLGSADKIKINKDTTTIVNGHGKQEAINARIKQIEIEANNTTSSYDKEKLEERKAKLSGGVAVIKVGAPTEPEMKQKKQMFEDSLNSTKAALEEGIVPGGGVALLRASKAAESLKLQGDEELGLKIVIKACETPVKQIIENAGFDGAVLLNDVREAPTTHGFNALTEKVEDLLAAHVIDACKVLKSCITHAVSVAGIILISEALIGDAPDDEAKQ